A genomic region of Klebsiella sp. RIT-PI-d contains the following coding sequences:
- a CDS encoding amino acid permease, which produces MQKKLGLSALTALVLSSMLGAGVFSLPQNMAQVAGPMALIIGWAITGVGILLLAFAMLLLTRLRPDLDGGIFTYAREGFGELIGFCSAWGYWLCAVIANVSYLVIVFSALSFFTDTPELRIFGDGNTWQSIVGSSVLLWIVHALVLRGVQTAAGINLAATLAKLLPLGLFIVLAGLAFSLDTFTLDFSGVDLSMPVWEQVKGTMLITLWVFIGVEGAVVVSARAQNKRDVGRATLMAVLAALSVYLLVTMLSLGVVPRPELAEMRNPSMAGIMVNMMGSWGEVIIATGLIISVCGAYLSWTIMAAEVPLVAATYKAFPRVFARQNKNNAPSASLWLTNISVQACLLLIWITHADYSTLLNIASEMILVPYFLVGAFLVKIATRPLHQATGIGACIYGLWLLYASGPMHLLLSVVLYAPGLFVFIYARRTHQHERRLCAGEKVLIVFLLVAAVPATWMLMR; this is translated from the coding sequence ATGCAAAAGAAACTTGGCCTTAGTGCATTAACTGCACTTGTTTTAAGCTCCATGTTGGGCGCAGGGGTGTTTAGCCTGCCGCAGAATATGGCCCAGGTTGCTGGTCCGATGGCACTTATCATTGGCTGGGCGATTACCGGTGTGGGTATCCTGCTGCTGGCCTTTGCAATGCTGTTACTGACCCGGCTGCGTCCGGATCTGGATGGTGGCATTTTTACCTATGCTCGCGAAGGGTTTGGCGAACTAATCGGCTTTTGCTCTGCCTGGGGTTACTGGCTGTGCGCGGTGATCGCCAATGTCTCTTATCTGGTTATCGTCTTTTCCGCCCTCAGCTTTTTTACTGATACACCCGAACTGCGTATCTTTGGCGATGGAAATACCTGGCAATCTATCGTCGGATCCTCGGTACTGCTGTGGATTGTCCATGCGCTGGTTCTGCGTGGGGTACAAACTGCCGCCGGCATAAACCTGGCGGCCACCCTCGCTAAACTGCTGCCGCTGGGGCTGTTTATTGTGCTGGCAGGCCTCGCCTTTAGTCTTGACACCTTTACGCTGGATTTCAGCGGAGTCGATTTATCGATGCCGGTTTGGGAGCAGGTAAAAGGCACAATGTTAATCACCCTTTGGGTATTTATTGGGGTTGAAGGCGCGGTGGTGGTGTCTGCCCGGGCGCAAAATAAGCGGGATGTTGGACGCGCCACGCTCATGGCCGTGCTGGCGGCGTTGAGCGTATACCTTCTGGTCACCATGCTATCGCTGGGGGTCGTTCCACGCCCGGAACTGGCTGAAATGCGCAACCCATCGATGGCCGGGATCATGGTTAATATGATGGGCTCCTGGGGCGAGGTGATTATCGCCACCGGCTTAATCATCTCCGTCTGCGGGGCTTATCTTAGCTGGACCATCATGGCGGCAGAAGTGCCGCTGGTCGCTGCGACCTATAAAGCGTTCCCGCGCGTTTTCGCCAGACAAAATAAAAACAATGCGCCCTCGGCGTCTTTGTGGCTGACCAACATAAGCGTGCAGGCCTGTTTGCTGCTTATCTGGATCACACATGCAGATTACAGCACGCTGCTGAATATCGCCTCAGAAATGATCCTGGTTCCCTATTTTCTGGTCGGGGCCTTTCTGGTCAAGATCGCCACGCGTCCGCTTCATCAGGCGACAGGTATCGGAGCCTGTATTTATGGCTTATGGTTATTGTATGCCTCCGGCCCGATGCACCTACTGTTATCAGTGGTGCTCTATGCGCCCGGCCTGTTCGTTTTTATTTATGCCCGCCGTACGCATCAGCATGAGCGCAGGTTATGTGCAGGTGAAAAGGTCCTGATTGTGTTTTTACTGGTTGCCGCTGTTCCGGCAACCTGGATGCTGATGAGGTAG
- the uspE gene encoding universal stress protein UspE encodes MAKYQNILVAIDPNQDDQPALRRAVYLHQRIGGRIKAFLPIYDFSYEMTTLLSPDERTAMRQGVISQRTAWIKEQAKFYLEAGIPIDIKVVWHNRPFEAIIQEVMSGDHDLLLKMTHQHEKLESVIFTPTDWHLLRKCPCPVWMVKDQQWPEGGKALVAVNLASEEEYHNSLNEKLVKETLSLAEHVNHTEVHLGGAYPVTPINIAIELPDFDPSVYNDAIRGQHLLAMKALRQKFSISENMTHVEKGLPEEVIPDLAEHLQAGIVVLGTVGRTGLSAAFLGNTAEQVIDHLRCDLLVIKPDQFQTPVELDDAEDD; translated from the coding sequence ATGGCAAAATATCAAAATATACTGGTCGCTATCGACCCGAATCAGGACGATCAACCCGCACTGCGGCGCGCCGTGTATTTACACCAACGGATTGGCGGCCGCATCAAAGCCTTCCTGCCGATCTATGATTTTTCGTATGAAATGACCACCTTGCTCTCTCCGGACGAGCGAACGGCTATGCGTCAGGGCGTAATAAGCCAGCGAACCGCGTGGATAAAGGAACAGGCAAAATTTTATCTGGAAGCGGGTATTCCCATCGACATCAAAGTGGTCTGGCATAATCGCCCTTTCGAGGCCATTATTCAGGAAGTAATGAGCGGCGATCATGATTTGCTGCTCAAAATGACCCATCAGCATGAAAAACTGGAATCGGTGATTTTTACCCCAACTGACTGGCATCTGCTGCGTAAATGCCCGTGCCCGGTGTGGATGGTTAAAGATCAACAGTGGCCTGAAGGCGGTAAAGCGCTGGTGGCTGTTAACCTCGCCAGTGAAGAGGAATACCATAATTCTCTGAATGAAAAGCTGGTTAAAGAGACGCTCTCGCTGGCAGAACATGTTAACCATACCGAAGTTCATCTCGGCGGAGCCTACCCTGTTACGCCTATTAATATTGCGATTGAACTCCCTGATTTTGACCCCAGCGTCTACAACGATGCGATTCGCGGACAGCATTTGCTGGCGATGAAAGCGCTACGACAGAAGTTCAGCATTAGCGAGAATATGACTCACGTTGAGAAAGGACTGCCTGAAGAGGTGATCCCGGATCTGGCTGAACATTTGCAGGCCGGGATTGTGGTGTTAGGCACCGTAGGCCGAACCGGGCTTTCTGCCGCGTTCCTTGGCAATACGGCTGAACAGGTGATTGATCATCTGCGCTGTGACCTGCTGGTTATTAAACCCGATCAGTTCCAAACGCCAGTAGAACTGGATGACGCCGAAGACGATTAA
- a CDS encoding DUF2534 family protein, with protein sequence MLMAKLKSRNGKKFIAGVVLVFITALAVVGRATIVGVIQQYNIPLANWTPSMFVIQSAMICVYSLVFTILLSIPLGIYFLGGERQQ encoded by the coding sequence ATGTTAATGGCAAAACTGAAAAGCCGTAACGGTAAAAAATTTATTGCAGGCGTTGTGCTGGTTTTTATCACTGCTTTAGCGGTGGTAGGCCGTGCGACTATTGTGGGTGTGATCCAGCAATATAATATCCCGCTGGCTAACTGGACGCCGTCCATGTTTGTTATTCAGTCGGCGATGATTTGCGTTTACAGTCTGGTCTTCACCATTTTGCTGTCGATTCCGCTCGGGATTTATTTTCTCGGCGGCGAGCGCCAGCAATAA
- the pntB gene encoding Re/Si-specific NAD(P)(+) transhydrogenase subunit beta: protein MSGGLVTAAYIVAAILFIFSLAGLSKHETSRQGNTFGIAGMAIALIATIFGPDSGNVVWIIVAMAIGGTIGMRLAKRVEMTEMPELVAILHSFVGLAAVLVGFNSYLYHEPGMAPVLVNIHLTEVFLGIFIGAVTFTGSIVAFGKLRGKISSKPLMLPNRHKLNLAALVVSFLLLVIFVRTDSLFLQGLALLIMTIIALAFGWHLVASIGGADMPVVVSMLNSYSGWAAAAAGFMLSNDLLIVTGALVGSSGAILSYIMCKAMNRSFFSVIAGGFGTDGSSDGSDTEVGEHREISAEETAEMLKGSQTVIITPGYGMAVAQAQYPVAEITERLRARGIKVRFGIHPVAGRLPGHMNVLLAEAKVPYDIVLEMDEINDDFADTDTVLVIGANDTVNPAAQDDPRSPIAGMPVLEVWKAQNVIVFKRSMNTGYAGVQNPLFFKDNTQMLFGDAKASVDAILKAL from the coding sequence ATGTCTGGAGGATTGGTTACAGCTGCATACATTGTTGCCGCGATCCTGTTTATTTTCAGCCTGGCGGGTTTATCGAAACATGAGACCTCGCGTCAGGGTAACACCTTTGGTATCGCCGGGATGGCGATTGCGCTGATTGCCACCATTTTTGGCCCCGATAGCGGCAATGTAGTGTGGATAATCGTTGCTATGGCGATTGGCGGCACCATTGGTATGCGTCTTGCCAAACGTGTAGAAATGACCGAGATGCCCGAACTGGTGGCCATTCTGCACAGCTTCGTTGGCCTTGCGGCGGTACTGGTAGGGTTCAACAGCTATTTGTACCACGAACCAGGTATGGCCCCGGTTCTGGTCAATATTCATCTGACCGAAGTGTTCCTCGGCATCTTTATTGGTGCGGTAACCTTCACCGGGTCGATCGTCGCATTTGGCAAATTACGCGGTAAAATCTCCTCTAAACCGCTGATGCTGCCGAACCGCCACAAACTGAACCTGGCGGCACTGGTAGTATCCTTTTTGCTGCTGGTGATCTTTGTTCGTACCGACAGCCTGTTCTTACAGGGGCTGGCGCTGTTGATTATGACGATTATCGCGCTGGCGTTTGGCTGGCACCTGGTCGCGTCTATCGGCGGAGCCGATATGCCGGTCGTGGTCTCAATGCTGAACTCTTATTCTGGCTGGGCGGCGGCGGCGGCGGGCTTTATGCTCAGTAACGATCTGCTGATTGTCACGGGGGCGCTGGTGGGTTCGTCCGGTGCGATCCTGTCTTACATTATGTGTAAAGCGATGAACCGCTCGTTTTTCAGCGTTATTGCAGGCGGATTTGGCACTGACGGAAGCTCGGACGGTAGCGATACTGAAGTCGGTGAGCACCGTGAAATCAGTGCGGAAGAGACCGCAGAGATGCTGAAAGGATCGCAGACGGTCATTATCACCCCCGGTTACGGTATGGCGGTGGCGCAGGCGCAATATCCGGTTGCCGAGATTACCGAAAGACTTCGCGCCCGCGGGATCAAAGTACGTTTTGGCATCCACCCGGTAGCCGGGCGTCTCCCCGGACATATGAACGTTCTGCTGGCGGAAGCGAAAGTCCCTTATGATATTGTGCTGGAGATGGATGAAATCAATGACGATTTCGCTGACACCGACACCGTTCTGGTTATTGGCGCTAACGATACGGTAAATCCGGCGGCACAGGACGATCCGCGCAGCCCTATCGCCGGCATGCCGGTGCTGGAAGTCTGGAAAGCGCAGAACGTAATTGTATTCAAACGCTCAATGAATACAGGTTATGCAGGGGTGCAAAATCCGCTGTTCTTTAAGGACAACACTCAGATGCTGTTTGGCGATGCTAAAGCCAGCGTCGACGCGATCCTGAAAGCGCTGTAA
- the rstA gene encoding two-component system response regulator RstA → MNKIVFVEDDPEVGSLITAWLTKHDFDVVLETRGDRAEETILQQAPDLVLLDIMLPGKDGMTICRDLRSRWQGPIVLLTSLDSDMNHILSLELGANDYILKTTPPAVLLARLHLHLRQHLTRTPGSGMTALTPHKAIRFGTLAIDPVNRQVLLGGDNIVLSTADFDLLWELATHAGQIMDRDALLKNLRGVSYDGMDRSVDVAISRLRKKLRDSATEPYRIKTVRNKGYLFAPHAWDN, encoded by the coding sequence ATGAATAAAATTGTTTTTGTCGAAGATGATCCCGAAGTCGGTTCGCTTATAACCGCGTGGCTCACAAAACATGACTTTGATGTTGTGCTTGAAACGCGCGGCGATCGGGCCGAAGAGACGATATTGCAGCAAGCGCCGGACCTGGTGCTACTGGATATCATGCTGCCAGGTAAAGACGGTATGACGATCTGTCGCGATTTACGCAGCCGCTGGCAAGGCCCCATCGTGCTTTTAACCTCCCTTGACAGCGATATGAATCACATCCTGTCGCTGGAACTGGGGGCCAACGATTATATTCTTAAAACAACGCCACCTGCCGTATTATTGGCTCGCCTGCATCTGCACCTGCGCCAGCATCTGACCCGGACACCCGGTTCGGGCATGACCGCCCTCACCCCACATAAAGCGATTCGCTTTGGTACCCTGGCTATCGATCCGGTCAACCGTCAGGTTTTACTCGGCGGCGATAATATTGTGCTCTCAACGGCTGATTTTGATTTATTGTGGGAGTTAGCCACCCACGCCGGACAGATCATGGACCGCGATGCGCTGCTTAAAAATCTGCGCGGGGTTAGCTATGACGGTATGGATCGCAGTGTTGATGTTGCCATTTCCCGGCTGCGGAAAAAACTTCGCGACAGCGCTACCGAACCTTATCGTATTAAAACTGTGCGTAATAAAGGCTATTTATTCGCCCCGCACGCCTGGGACAATTGA
- the folM gene encoding dihydromonapterin reductase, with product MGSQPRPILITGGGRRIGLALAHHFLNHFQPVIVSYRTRHSAIDGLEKAGAICIQADFCHDEGILAFAEEVKTHTDALRAIIHNASAWIAEKPGTPLTEVLSAMLHVHVHAPYLLNHALESLLRGRGHAASDIIHFTDYVVEKGSDKHIAYAASKAALDNMTRSFARKLAPEVKVNAIAPSLILFNDNDDPDHRQQILNKSLMKIAAGEKEIIDLVNYLLVSCYVTGRSFGVDGGRPLR from the coding sequence ATGGGAAGTCAGCCACGACCTATTTTAATTACTGGAGGAGGCCGCCGCATCGGCCTCGCTCTTGCCCACCATTTCCTCAATCACTTTCAGCCGGTTATTGTGAGTTATCGTACGCGTCACAGTGCAATAGATGGCCTGGAAAAAGCCGGTGCAATTTGTATTCAGGCTGACTTTTGCCACGATGAGGGGATACTTGCCTTTGCCGAAGAAGTCAAAACCCACACCGACGCCTTACGGGCCATTATTCATAATGCCAGCGCGTGGATAGCGGAAAAACCCGGCACGCCGCTTACTGAGGTGTTATCCGCGATGCTGCATGTTCATGTACATGCCCCCTACCTGCTTAATCATGCTCTGGAAAGTCTTCTGCGCGGACGCGGTCACGCAGCCAGCGACATTATTCATTTTACTGACTATGTAGTTGAGAAAGGCAGCGATAAGCATATCGCCTATGCCGCCAGTAAAGCCGCACTGGATAATATGACCCGCTCGTTTGCGCGCAAGCTGGCTCCGGAGGTCAAAGTGAATGCGATTGCGCCCTCGTTGATTTTGTTCAATGACAATGACGATCCGGATCACCGCCAGCAGATCCTGAATAAGTCACTGATGAAAATCGCGGCCGGAGAAAAAGAAATTATTGATTTGGTCAATTATCTGCTGGTGAGTTGCTACGTCACCGGCCGCAGTTTTGGTGTTGATGGCGGTCGACCGCTGCGTTAA
- the ogt gene encoding methylated-DNA--[protein]-cysteine S-methyltransferase, with product MLILLQDKISTPLGELWVICDEQFRLRAVEWDEHSARMSLLLDLHYKKTGYCRVDSKNPGGLCQKLDEYFSGNLAIIDTLPTETAGTPFQREVWKALREIPCGQVMHYGQLATFLGRAGAARAVGTANGSNPISIVVPCHRVIGSNGTMTGYAGGVARKEWLLRHEGYLLL from the coding sequence ATGTTAATACTCTTGCAGGATAAAATTTCAACGCCGCTCGGCGAACTTTGGGTGATCTGCGACGAACAGTTCCGACTGCGCGCGGTTGAGTGGGACGAACACAGTGCACGCATGTCGCTATTACTCGATCTGCATTACAAAAAGACCGGTTATTGCCGGGTTGACAGCAAAAATCCCGGTGGCCTGTGCCAGAAGCTGGATGAATACTTCTCGGGGAATCTGGCGATTATCGATACGTTACCAACTGAGACTGCCGGAACACCTTTTCAACGTGAGGTATGGAAAGCGCTGCGTGAAATCCCCTGTGGTCAGGTCATGCATTATGGTCAACTTGCCACATTTCTCGGACGTGCAGGTGCGGCCCGTGCGGTCGGTACGGCTAATGGATCAAATCCGATAAGCATTGTGGTTCCATGTCACCGGGTCATTGGCAGTAATGGAACCATGACCGGTTATGCGGGCGGCGTAGCGCGTAAAGAGTGGCTTTTACGTCATGAAGGCTATCTTTTACTTTGA
- the smrA gene encoding DNA endonuclease SmrA: MNLDDKSLFLDAMEDVQPLKQCSDVKWYPNRKSRTPERIDLLQLDNFLTTGFLDVIPLATPLEFRREGLQHGVLEKLRQGKYQNQASLNLLRHPVEQCRQKVFAFITQAHQDGLRNLLIVHGKGRDDNAHANIVRSYVARWLCEFEDVQAYCVASPHHGGSGACYVALRKSSEAKRDNWERHAKRSR, encoded by the coding sequence ATGAACCTTGACGACAAATCACTTTTTCTTGACGCCATGGAAGATGTCCAGCCGCTAAAGCAATGCAGCGATGTTAAATGGTATCCAAACCGTAAATCGCGTACGCCGGAGCGAATCGACCTGTTGCAGCTGGATAACTTTCTGACAACCGGTTTTTTAGACGTTATCCCACTTGCCACGCCGCTGGAGTTTCGGCGTGAGGGGTTACAGCATGGCGTGCTGGAAAAGTTACGCCAGGGAAAATACCAGAATCAGGCCAGCCTGAATCTCTTGCGCCATCCGGTTGAACAATGTCGGCAAAAAGTTTTCGCCTTCATTACTCAGGCGCATCAGGACGGCTTACGTAATCTGCTCATTGTGCACGGAAAAGGGCGGGATGATAACGCACATGCCAATATCGTTCGCAGTTATGTTGCGCGCTGGCTTTGTGAATTCGAGGACGTTCAGGCGTACTGTGTGGCATCACCTCATCACGGCGGCAGCGGTGCCTGTTACGTTGCGCTACGCAAATCCAGCGAGGCCAAAAGAGATAACTGGGAGCGTCACGCCAAGCGTAGCCGTTAG
- the pntA gene encoding Re/Si-specific NAD(P)(+) transhydrogenase subunit alpha produces the protein MRIGVPKERWAGETRVAATPKTVEQLLKLGFTVAIESGAGKLASFDDDAFIQVGADIVDESSVWQSDIILKVNAPAEAEIALLNPGTTLISFIWPAQNAELMEKLAARNVTVMSMDAVPRISRAQSLDALSSMANIAGYRAIVEAAHEFGRFFTGQITAAGKVPPAKVMVIGAGVAGLAAIGAANSLGAIVRAFDTRPEVKEQVQSMGAEFLELDFKEEAGSGDGYAKVMSEAFIKAEMALFAAQAKEVDIIVTTALIPGKPAPKLITREMVDSMTPGSVIVDLAAQNGGNCEYTVAGEVVTTANGVKVIGYSDLPGRLPTQSSQLYGTNLVNLLKLLCKEKDGNIIVDFDDVVIRGVTVIREGEVTWPAPPIQVSAQPQAAPKVAPAPAEPEKPVSSWRKYALMALAIILFGWLADVAPKEFLGHFTVFALACVVGYYVVWNVSHALHTPLMSVTNAISGIIVVGALLQIGHGGWVSFFSFIAVLIASINIFGGFTVTQRMLKMFRKN, from the coding sequence ATGCGTATTGGGGTACCAAAAGAGCGGTGGGCCGGTGAAACGCGAGTTGCAGCAACGCCAAAAACGGTTGAGCAGCTGCTAAAACTCGGTTTTACCGTCGCTATTGAGAGCGGTGCAGGCAAGCTGGCCAGTTTTGATGATGACGCGTTCATTCAGGTGGGTGCCGATATCGTTGATGAAAGCAGCGTCTGGCAGTCTGATATCATTCTTAAAGTGAACGCACCTGCCGAGGCGGAAATCGCCTTACTGAATCCAGGGACAACCTTGATCAGTTTTATCTGGCCGGCACAGAACGCGGAATTGATGGAAAAACTGGCGGCGCGAAACGTCACCGTCATGTCAATGGATGCCGTACCGCGCATCTCACGTGCTCAGTCACTCGATGCACTAAGTTCGATGGCCAATATCGCCGGTTACCGCGCTATTGTTGAAGCTGCGCACGAGTTCGGCCGTTTCTTTACCGGCCAAATTACCGCAGCGGGTAAAGTACCGCCAGCGAAAGTGATGGTGATTGGTGCAGGTGTAGCCGGTCTGGCCGCTATAGGCGCGGCTAATAGTCTGGGCGCTATCGTCCGGGCTTTTGACACCCGTCCGGAAGTGAAGGAGCAGGTTCAAAGTATGGGGGCTGAGTTCCTCGAACTGGACTTTAAAGAAGAGGCTGGTAGCGGCGATGGCTACGCCAAAGTCATGTCTGAAGCCTTCATTAAAGCGGAAATGGCGCTGTTCGCCGCACAGGCGAAAGAAGTTGATATCATCGTGACTACCGCCTTAATTCCGGGCAAACCCGCACCAAAACTAATTACCCGCGAAATGGTTGATTCAATGACGCCGGGCAGCGTGATTGTTGATCTGGCGGCACAAAATGGCGGTAACTGCGAATATACCGTCGCCGGGGAGGTTGTCACAACCGCTAACGGCGTGAAAGTCATTGGCTATAGCGATCTGCCTGGCCGCCTGCCGACCCAGTCTTCTCAGCTCTATGGCACTAACCTCGTTAATCTGCTGAAGCTGCTGTGCAAAGAGAAAGACGGCAATATCATCGTCGATTTTGACGATGTGGTTATTCGTGGCGTGACGGTGATCCGCGAAGGTGAAGTAACCTGGCCTGCACCACCCATTCAGGTTTCTGCCCAGCCGCAGGCGGCACCGAAGGTAGCCCCTGCACCGGCAGAGCCGGAAAAACCGGTCTCATCCTGGCGTAAATATGCGCTGATGGCGCTGGCGATTATCCTTTTTGGCTGGCTTGCTGACGTGGCACCGAAAGAGTTCCTCGGTCACTTTACCGTGTTCGCGCTGGCCTGCGTGGTCGGCTATTACGTGGTATGGAACGTGTCTCACGCGCTGCATACGCCGTTGATGTCGGTTACCAACGCCATCTCGGGCATTATCGTGGTGGGCGCACTATTACAAATTGGGCACGGCGGATGGGTTAGCTTCTTCAGCTTCATCGCCGTATTGATTGCCAGTATTAACATTTTCGGTGGTTTCACCGTGACTCAGCGTATGCTGAAAATGTTCCGGAAGAACTAA
- a CDS encoding GlpM family protein, with translation MALLLKAVLGALVVILISVLAKTKNYYIAGLIPLFPTFALIAHYIVASERGVEALRTTLVFGMWSIIPYFLYLLSLWYFIAFMRLPLALGGAVLCWSLSAWILILVWSRVH, from the coding sequence ATGGCGCTGCTGCTCAAGGCCGTACTGGGTGCGCTGGTGGTAATACTCATTAGCGTGCTGGCCAAAACCAAAAATTATTATATTGCCGGACTGATCCCTTTATTTCCGACATTTGCGCTGATCGCGCATTATATTGTGGCGAGTGAGCGCGGTGTTGAGGCGTTGAGAACCACCCTTGTCTTTGGCATGTGGTCAATTATTCCCTATTTTCTTTATCTCTTATCACTCTGGTACTTCATCGCCTTCATGCGCCTTCCGCTGGCGCTCGGCGGCGCAGTCCTGTGCTGGAGTCTTAGCGCCTGGATACTGATTTTGGTCTGGAGCCGCGTTCATTAA
- the ydgH gene encoding DUF1471 family protein YdgH, which translates to MKLKNTLLASALLSATALSAQAATELTPEQAAALKPYDRVVVTGRFNAISDAVNAVSRRADKMGAASFYIQDTADANNSGNWRVVADVYKENAVQADKPQNRVINGVMELPKDQAIELEPFDTVTIQGFFRSQPEVNNAITKAARQKDAASFYIVRQVDTNQGGNQRITAFIYKADAKKRVLQSPDAIPADSDAGRAALAKGGEEAKKVEIPGVATSAAPSAEIGRFFETQSSKGGRYTVTLPDGKKVEEVNKITAAQMVPFDSVKFTGNYGNMTEVSYQVAKRAAKKGAKYYHITRQWQERGGNVTISADLYK; encoded by the coding sequence ATGAAGCTTAAGAACACACTCCTGGCATCCGCACTCCTGTCTGCCACCGCCCTGTCGGCACAGGCAGCAACAGAATTAACGCCGGAGCAAGCAGCCGCGCTAAAGCCTTACGATCGCGTCGTGGTGACCGGTCGTTTTAACGCTATTAGCGATGCGGTAAATGCCGTTTCACGTCGCGCGGACAAAATGGGCGCAGCCTCGTTTTATATTCAGGATACTGCTGATGCCAATAACAGCGGTAACTGGCGCGTGGTGGCGGATGTCTATAAAGAAAATGCTGTACAGGCAGATAAGCCGCAGAATCGCGTTATTAACGGTGTAATGGAGTTGCCAAAAGATCAGGCCATTGAACTGGAACCTTTCGATACCGTCACTATTCAGGGATTCTTCCGCAGCCAGCCTGAAGTTAACAACGCCATTACTAAAGCCGCACGACAGAAAGATGCAGCATCATTCTACATCGTGCGTCAGGTCGATACTAACCAGGGTGGTAACCAGCGCATCACGGCGTTTATCTATAAAGCCGATGCGAAAAAACGCGTACTGCAGAGTCCAGATGCTATCCCGGCAGATTCCGATGCCGGACGCGCTGCGCTGGCTAAAGGCGGTGAAGAAGCGAAAAAAGTTGAGATCCCAGGCGTTGCGACCAGCGCAGCACCAAGTGCTGAAATTGGGCGATTCTTTGAAACCCAGTCATCAAAAGGCGGACGTTACACTGTCACGCTCCCCGACGGCAAGAAAGTTGAAGAAGTGAACAAAATCACAGCCGCGCAGATGGTGCCGTTTGACAGTGTTAAATTCACCGGTAACTACGGCAACATGACGGAAGTGTCATACCAGGTTGCCAAACGTGCAGCGAAGAAAGGCGCGAAGTACTATCACATTACCCGTCAGTGGCAGGAGCGCGGAGGCAACGTTACTATCAGTGCGGATTTGTACAAATAA
- the fnr gene encoding fumarate/nitrate reduction transcriptional regulator Fnr: MIPEKRIIRRIQSGGCAIHCQDCSISQLCIPFTLNEHELDQLDNIIERKKPIQKSQTLFKAGDELKSLYAIRSGTIKSYTITEQGDEQITGFHLAGDLVGFDAIGTGHHPSFAQALETSMVCEIPFETLDDLSGKMPNLRQQMMRLMSGEIKGDQDMILLLSKKNAEERLAAFIYNLSRRFAQRGFSPREFRLTMTRGDIGNYLGLTVETISRLLGRFQKSGMLAVKGKYITIENNDTLAQLAGHSRNPA; this comes from the coding sequence ATGATCCCGGAAAAGCGAATTATACGGCGCATTCAGTCTGGCGGTTGTGCTATCCATTGTCAGGATTGCAGTATCAGCCAGCTTTGCATCCCTTTCACGCTAAATGAGCATGAGCTTGATCAGCTTGATAACATCATCGAGCGTAAAAAGCCCATCCAGAAAAGTCAGACTCTGTTTAAAGCGGGTGATGAACTGAAATCGCTGTATGCTATTCGTTCGGGCACCATTAAAAGCTACACCATTACTGAACAGGGTGATGAGCAAATTACCGGATTCCATCTGGCGGGCGATCTGGTGGGATTTGATGCCATCGGCACCGGCCATCATCCCAGTTTTGCTCAGGCGCTCGAAACCTCAATGGTGTGTGAGATCCCGTTTGAGACCCTTGACGATCTGTCGGGTAAGATGCCTAACCTGCGTCAACAGATGATGCGTCTGATGAGCGGCGAAATTAAAGGCGATCAGGATATGATCCTGCTGCTGTCGAAAAAGAATGCTGAAGAGCGTCTGGCAGCCTTTATCTATAATCTTTCCCGCCGTTTCGCTCAGCGTGGTTTTTCCCCGCGTGAGTTCCGCCTGACCATGACGCGTGGCGACATTGGCAATTATCTCGGCCTGACCGTTGAGACTATTAGCCGCCTGCTGGGACGTTTTCAGAAAAGCGGTATGCTGGCTGTTAAGGGTAAATACATCACTATTGAAAACAATGACACGCTGGCGCAGCTGGCAGGTCATAGCCGCAATCCTGCCTGA